TTTAATTTTTATTTAAGAAGCAATAACAAAATATATTCATAAATAGCTAAGATTATACTAAATTTAGGATTTAAAGTTTCTAAAATAGCTTAATTTTTTCTAAATATTGCAATAAATGCTATAATATCCATCTTTTAAAACTAAAAAAGGATAAATATGACTAAAGAAGCCGTGTTTGTATATGTCCAAAAAAAGTATGGTACGACACCTGATTATCCTTGGGAAAGATACCCAAAATACGCTGTTTTAAGGCATTTGAAAAATAAAAAATGGTATGGAGTTTTTCTTTGCATACCAAGAAACAAGCTAGGATTAAACGGAGATGATATGGTCGATATTTTAAATTTAAAGTGTGAAAAAGATATGGCTATTTTGTTAAAAGATGACAAAACTATATTTCAAGCGTACCATATGAACAAAAAGAACTGGATATCGATCTTACTTGAAGAAGCGAACGAAGAGATGGTCTTAGATCTCATCGCTCAGAGTTATGAGCTAACTCTTTAACTATTTTATTAAGTTTGAGATATTTTTAAATTTAGTATGCTCGGCACTTTTTATCATCTCAAAGGCTATCATTTCAGCAGATTTTATCTTTGCTTCTTTTAAATTTAAAAAAGCAAGTTCTTTATTTCTTTCGTTTCTACTACCCACGCACTCATCAATGAGCGTTACGCCAAAGCCATTTTGAATGAGATCTAAAGCCGTTTGATATACGCAGATATGAGCTTCAACGCCGATTAAAATCACGCTTTTAAACCCTGAAATTTCATCTTTTATAGCGTTAAAGGCTGAAAATTCTAATTTCTCAAATATCTTAGAGTTTATCAAATTTGCTATATTGCTATCAGTCTCGCCAAGACCTTTTTTATACTGCTCAGTAGCGATTATTTTTAGCCCTAATTCATTTGCTATTTTTAGAAATTTCACGCTATTAGCCACCAAATTTTTATCACTCATCACGCTTAAAAGCTTAGTTTGCATATCGATAACTACAACCACACTATCCATAATCTCTCCTTATAAATCTATATCGATCCCCACAGGGCAGTGATCACTACCCTCGATGCTACCTAGTATAAAAGCATCTTTTAGCCTATCTTTTAAATTTGAGCTGATGAAAAAATAATCAATCCGCCAACCCACATTTTTAGCCCTTGCGTTAAATCTATAGCTCCACCACGAGTATGCGTCCTCTTTATCGCCATTTATAAACCTAAAACTATCTATAAATCCAGCTTCTAAAACCCTATCTATCCACTCCCTTTCACACGGCAAAAATCCGCTTGTTTTGGCATTAGCTTTTGGATTTTTTAGATCGATTTCTTTATGAGCCGTATTTACATCACCACAAAATATCACCCCTTTACCCTCACTAACCAAACTCTTGATATAAGCTAGAAATTTATCATAAAAATCCATCTTATACGCTAGTCTATCATCACCTTGCTGACCATTTGGGAAATATATATTAAAAAGATGGATATTATCAAATCTATGCTCCAAAACTCTGCCCTCATCATCATCAAAAAACTGCGATTTTAGATTTTGTGTTTTTAAATTTGATAAACTCATCACACCCGAATATCCCGCTCTTTTGGCTGAATTTACAGATATATTTTCAAATCCTAGATTATAAATTTCAGCTGGGATTTTATCCTCGCTTGCCTTAATCTCTTGTAAAGCCAAAAAATCTGGTCTATACTCACCAAGCCACGAAAATCCATCTTTATTTACAACAGCCCTAAGTCCATTGACATTCCACGAAATCAATCTCAAATTTAATCCTTTTTTAGCCCCATTATAATTCAAAATTTAAAATATTTTTTAATTATTAACCATATCTTTACCATTGTATTACTATTTTGATTTATAATCCGCAATTTTATATCAAAGGAAATTATAGTGAGCTCAAATAAATTTATCCTATGTTTTGCCCTATTTATCACAGCGTTAAATTATAAATTTTTTGCTTTTGCGTTCTCAAGCGTGGATTTTAGCAATAATGCAGTCCTTTTGCTCACCTTGCCGGTGCTATTTTTCTCTCTTATAGTTTTTATTTTTAGTCTGCTATTTTTGCCCTATATCACAAAGGCTTTAGCGATATTTTTAACCATCGTTGGCGTTGTTGGGGCGTATTTTATGAATGCCTACTCAGTCATCATAGATAGCGAAATGATAAGAAACGCAGTCCAAACAGACATAAAAGAGGTTCAAGATCTATTAAATTTAAATATGATATTTTGGATAATCTTAGCTGCTGTAGCTATATTTTTTATAATTAAAGTAAAAATAACCAAAACAAATATGCTAAAAGCCTTAAAATATAGAAGTTTGCTTTGTATTACTTCGCTCATACTTTTTGGCGTGATTTTTGCTAGTTTAAGCAAAGACTATATTCCATTTTTTAGAAATCACAATCAAATAAGATTTTACACAACCCCATTTTATCCTTTATACTCGGCAAATAAATATATAAAATCTCTAGCGCCAAAGGCTGAATTTAAAGCTATAGGGCTTGATGCAAAACAGACAAAAGAGCAAAAAAAGCTATTTGTCTTTGTAGCTGGAGAGACTGCTAGGGCTGCAAACTACTCATTAAATGGTTATGAAACGCATGAGACAAATCCATACTCAAGGGAAAATGGGCTTTTGAGCTTTTCTAAATTTAGCTCTTGTGGAACATCAACTGCCATAAGTTTGCCTTGTATGTTTTCAAATTTAAATAGAGATAATTTCTCCACTGATATCGCCAAAAATAGCGGAAATTTACTAGATGTCTTAGAGACTGCTGGGATAAAAGTAAGCTGGATAGGAAATAACTCTGGATATTGCAAAGGTGTCTGCGCTCGTTTAAAAGATACAAAAGATTTTGGTGGCGATAGCTATGATGGCGTTATGCTTGAAGAGATACAAAACAGGATTCAAAATGCCAAAGAGAGTAGCTTTATAGTAATCCATCTCCAAGGTAGCCACGGACCAACATACTTTAAAAGATACCCAAAAGAATTTGCTAAATTCAGCCCGACTTGCGACACGGCTACGCTTAAAAACTGCACTTATGAAGAGATAGTAAATACCTATAATAATACAATTTTATACACAGATTATATAGTAAATCAAATAGTAGATATGCTAGAAAAGAGCGATATGCAAACCGGATTATTCTATGTTAGCGACCATGGCGAAAGCCTTGGAGAAAACGGAATTTACCTTCATGGCGCCCCATATTTCTTAGCACCAGATTTCCAAACCAAAGTCCCAGCACTGCTATGGCTAGAAGATAAAAATCAGTTAGCAAATTTAAAAAATTTAAAAGACAATAGCTTTTCGCATGATAATATTTTTCACACTATGCTAGGATTTTTTGGTATCCAAACAAGCGTCTATGATAAAAACTTAGATATATTGCAAAAAGGATAACAAAGGTGAGAAATCAGCCAAAATATAACTTTTTTAAAAATACCTCATACGCCTTAGAAGGGCTAAAAGATATCTATGAAAATGAAAAGAGCTTTAAGATAGAGCTAGCCATCATCTTACCGCTTTTAGTGGTGCAGGTATTTTTAAATTTAAGCCTAGAAGAGCATTTGATATTAGTCATTTCTTTATTTGGTATAATCATAACCGAGTGCATAAACTCAGGTATCGAAAGATGCGTGGATCTAGCTTGTAAAGAGCAGAATCTACTTGCGAAAAAAGCCAAAGACGCAGGCGCTGCAGCAGTGTTTTTGAGTATAACAGTAGCTAGTTTAGTATGGATAATTGTTATCTTAAAACTGATATTTTAAATGGAATTTTCAAAAAGCTTATCGGCGACAAAAAAGTTCAGATTTTGGAATTTTTAGCCGATAACTGCGATGAAGATGGATTTTTTAAATTTAATATCAATGAAATTTGCGAGCTTCTAAATACGAGCAAACCAACTGTGATAGCTACTTTTAAGTTGTTAGAAGATAAAAAGATCCTATACAAGATAAAAAACGGACTTTATAAGCTCAATCTAAAAGATGAGTTATCAAGATCTTAAAGCCTATCAAAATAAGTATAACTCCACCAAGAATCAAGGCTTTGCTCTCTAGCTTATCGCCTAGTATTTTGCCTATGTAGCTACCTAACACACAAAGCAAAAAGCAAACCACGCCGATAACTAAAACACTAAAAGCTATATCAGTATCAGTAAAGCTAAATGTCACACCTACAGCTAACGCATCTATACTAGTCGCAAATGCGCCTAAGATAAGCATTCTTAGAGTTAAATTTAAGGTGCATTCTTCAGATACGTTTCTACTTTCTTTTATCATTTTTATACCTAAAAATAGCAGTATTACAAAGGCTATATAATGATCTATCGCAGATATAAACTTAACAAAGCTAAGCCCTAAAAAATAGCCTATAGCAGGCATTAGAGCCCCAGCTAATCCAAATATAAAAGACATTTTTATAATAGAGCTAAATTTGATATTAAAACACTTAGCGCCGTTTGCCATACTGATCGCTACGCTATCCATCGCTAAAGCTATAGCCAAAAAGAGAAGTTCCATAAAATTCCTTAAAAAAGCAGTAATTATATCTTAAAAAACTTTATGCTAATATTATGCTTTTTTAATAAACGACTAAAATGAAACTTCTCTAAATTTAGATATTTTAGCCGTAAAAAGGTGAGTTTAAGTGAGAAAAAATGTCATAGCCGAGCTACTTTTGGTATTTGTAGCATTGTCGTGGGGAAGTACGTTTTTACCAGTTGCCGAAGCGATAAAAAGCGTAAATGTATTTAGTTTTTTATTTTGGCGATTTTTACTAGCAACCATCCTTATGTTCATACTCACCATAAAATTAGCTAAATTTGATAAAAAATCTATGCTTTATGGCTCACTTCTTGGTTTTTTCTTATTTTGTGGTTTTGCATTTCAAACATACGCTTTAAAATTCGCATACACCTCAACAGTGGCTTTCATCACCGGATTAAACGTCGTTTTAGTGCCGTTTTTAATGCTGATATTTTTCAAAGAGCGGGTAAATAAATTTGCATTTGGAGGCGCTATCATAGCCGTATTTGGACTTTATTTTCTAAGCGGGAGTGGTGGAATTTCACCTGAAATAGGCGAGATATTAGCTATTATATGTGCTTTTGCTTACGCTCTTCACATCGCATTTACAGGAGTTTTGACACCAAAGTGCAATATCTTCGCACTTGTTTGCTTTCAGTTTTTAGCAGTAAGCGTTCTTAGTTTTTTTGGCGCAGTATTTTTTGAGAGCGGTGCTTATGAGTTTAGCATAATAGGTGGTTTAGAAGCAAATTTAAGTGAAAATTTTATAGTAGCAGTCTTGGTTTGCGCACTATTTGCTACCGTATTTGCGTTTTTTATTCAAAGCTGGGCACAAATTTATACAACTCCTACAAAAACAGCTCTCATTTTTACGCTTGAACCAGTTAGCGCAGGTATTATAGGCTACTTTTTTGCAAATGAAATTTTAAGCACCTTACAGCTTATCGGTACTATAATGATACTTTTTGGAGTTCTATTTAGTGAGATAGGATCAAATTTGATCAGTCTAAAAGATAGCTTTTTAAAGCTATCTAAATAGCTTTTTAAACCTTGAAAATAACAAAGTAGCAAAAAATGTCGCAGTCGCTACTAAGATAATGCTAGCCCCACCGCTTAGGTTGAAACTAAAGCTTAACCAAAGTCCTAATATAGTAAATAAAGCAGAAAGAATAGATGCTAAAATCATCATCACGTATAAATTTGGACTAAATTTCTCAGCTATATAAGGCGGTATAGTAAGAAGTGCTATTACTAGTATAAGCCCCACAACTCTTATAGTAGCCACAACACAAAGCGCCATTAAAGTTATCATCAAATAGTATAAAAACGTCACTTTAACGCCCCTAAGCTTTGCAAACTCACTATCAAAACTCATAGCGCAAATTTGTGGATAAAGAGTAACGATAAAGAGTAAAAATAAAACATCTAAAATACCCATAAACCACAGATCGCTATTTGGTACAGCTAGTATAGAGCCAAAAAGATAGCTCATCAAATCCACATTATATCCAGGCGAAAGATCGGTAAAAACGATACCGATCGCCATACCAAAAGCCCATAAAGCGCCTATGATGCTATCGGTGCGATCTCTATTTTTAAGGCTTATAAATGCAATAAGCATTCCGAGCATCAAAGCAAAAATAGTCGCACCAAACAAAGGCGCAAACCCTAGAAAAAAAGCTATACCAATACCGCCATAAGCCCCATGAGCAATGCCTCCTGCTATAAAAGTCATTTTGTTTATGACAGTAAGTGAGCCGATGATTCCACAAGCAATGCTAACTAAAACTCCAGCCATAAGTGCATTTTGCATAAAAGAAAAGCTCAAAGCATCAAGCATTTCTCTCTCCTTTTTTACAACCACACTCGCCAAGCAGTAGCTCAACATCGCAAAAATGGCTATGTTCGCTAGTTAGATGATTTATGAAATTTGGTCTATTTTTAGTGTTGATATTATGAAGAAATAGCTCTTTATTTACGTAAGCGGCCTTGTTTGCAAAGTTTATCGCCATATTTATATCGTGACTTATCATAATAATCCCTATACCATTTTTATTAAGATTTTTTAAGGTATTGTAGATATCTACTTGTCCGCGTGAGTCTATACTAGCTGTTGGTTCATCAAGCATTACCACACTTGCATTAGCACAAAGTGCTCTTGCTATATAAACTCTTTGTCTTTGACCGCCGCTTAGATCTTTTATATCTCTTTTATAAAAATCTTGCATTGAGACTTTTTTTAGTGCATCAAGGGCTAACTCTTTATCTCTTTTAGAGTAAAAACAAAAGCTACTACTTTTACAGCGTCCCATCAAAACAACCTCTAAAACACTCATCGGAAATAATCTATTAACCGGTATATTTTGCGGAACATAACTGGTAAATTTAGAAATTTCACTTTGCGAAATTCCGCTAAATTTAATAGTCCCAATTTCAGGCTTTAAAAGTCCAACCATAAGCTTTAAAAGTGTGCTTTTTCCACCGCCATTAGGCCCTATAATACTCAAAAAGTCCTTTGAGTCATAAGATAAATTAATATCTTTTAAAACATAGCAATCATCATATCTAAAACTAAGATTATCAATCTCTATCTTCATAACACAGATCCTTAACGCACTCAAAAATGCCACGCCAAAACTATAACACTAAAAATCTTCATCTAAAAAGATTGCCTAAATGCTTCAGCAGTTTTTTTCATACTAAAAAGCCAATCTTTAGGAAGTTGATCTATCTCTACGACCTTAGCACGGACTTCATTTGCGATTAAATTTGCTGATTTTTTCGAAAACTGCGGCGCTACAAATATCACTTTTACGCCCTCTTCTTTAGCCTCATTTATGAGATTAGCAAGATCTGCTGGTTTTGGCTCTTTTCCTTCTATCTCTATAGCTATCTGCTCTAAACCATAACGCTTTGCAAAATACCCCCAAGACGGATGATATACAATAAATTTCTTATTTTTTAAATTTGAAAACTCACTTCTTATCGTAGCATCTAGTTCATCTAAAATTTGCAAGAATTTAGCTAAATTTTTACTATAGATCTCGGCGTTTTGCGGATACTGAGCTTTTAGGGCATTAAATATATTTTGCGCCATAGTTTTTACCAAAATAGGATCTAGCCAGATATGAGGATCGCCCTTGCTATCTTCATGATCAGATTCGCTAGATTCGTGATTGTGAGAGTGCTCCATCTTTTCAAGCTTGATACCATAAGCCGTATCTATGATCTTTAAATTCGCAAAACTTTTTGTAAATTTAGGTATCCAAACTCTTTCATACTCCACTCCTACTGCAAAAAATAGATCGCTTTTCTCGATCATTTTCATCTGATTTGGACGTGGCTCATAAGTGTGAGGATCAGCGCCACTAGGAGTCATAACGCCAACTTCTAAAGTATCTCCTGCTATCTGTTCTACAAAATATTTAACAGGAAGAATACTTGCAGTAACTATCCCTTTAGCATAAAAGGGCATAAAACTAAGACATAAAATAGTTATGATCTTTTTCATAATTCACCTTTAAATTTTAAGTATCAGTGCGGAATTATATCAAGTGCAACTTAGTTGCAACTTAATATTTTGACAGAAAAACCGAGTTTTAATTTTTCAAATTTAATTAAATTTATGTTATCATTGCTAAAAATTTGGATAAAAGATTATGGATGGAACCTCTTTTTTAAAAGAACAAGGCATAGCAAGCACTCCACTTAGGATCAGCATTATCGAGATATTGCAAAATGCCTCTAAGCCTATCAGTTATGACGAATTTTTAGTAAAAATAAAAGCAAATAAAACGACTATTTATAGAAATTTAGATCTGCTTTTAAGTAAAAATTTGATTATAAAAAGCGAGATAGAACACAAAAGTTTTTATGAACTCTCTGGTCACGCAAAAGCTTATTTCGTATGCGAAACTTGTCATAAGATGGAAGAGATAGAAGTGCCGATCTTGCCTGGGAAAAATATCAAAAGTGCTGTGATAAAAGGCGTTTGTGAAAACTGCAAATAAAAACAAACTAGAAGTGTTTTGATTTTAAAGCTTTTTTATATATAATATTAAATCATTTTTAAAGGCAGATACTTTGCAAAATATTTGGGATAAAAAGTCTAAAACATATCCGAAGTTTAATAACACAAAAAGCGCATTTCAGATAGAATTTTTTGATATAGCTTTTCTTACAATGTCTCCGGCTTTAAAAAATGAAACTGATATGAATGTGTTGGTATTTTGATGAAGTATATTTTAGCTTTGCTTTTATCTTTTGGTTTTTTACTTGCGGACGCAAAAAGCACTCTGTTTTCGCCACTTTTAAAGCCTTTAGACTATGATAGACAAAAAGCATTGCTAGGAAAAGAACTTTTTAATGATAAAAGAATAGGCGTAGATAAAAAGATCTCTTGTAGGTCGTGCCATAATACATATAAAACAGCAAATATAAAAATGGATAAAAATGGCTTAAATCCACCTCTTATATTAAATTCATACCTAAATTACATACACTCATTTGATGGCAAAATCACCGATTTAAAACATAGAATCGATCTATGCTTCACATCTGAAGAAGAGCTAAAGACAGAGGTTATAATAAAACAGATAAAAAGAAATCCGGCATATATTTTAAAATTTGATGAGCTATACAAAGACGGCGTAACATATGAAAATGCTATTGATGCGATAATAGAGTTCTTAAAAGCAACCGTTACGCCTAATAGTAAATTTGATAAATTTATCGCAGGTGATGAAAACGCTTTATCGCAAGACGAAAAAGACGGATTTGACCTATTTATGAGAACTGGATGCGTAAATTGTCATAATGGAGTAAATCTAGGCGGAAACATCGTTAGCCTTCTTGGCTATGAGGGCAAACCTCTTAAGGTTCCATCTTTAAGAAACGTCTCATTACGCTCTGTTTATCTACATAATGGCACTTTAAATGATCTTTTATCGACTATAGAATTTATGAACGAACGTATGAATT
The sequence above is a segment of the Campylobacter hyointestinalis subsp. lawsonii genome. Coding sequences within it:
- a CDS encoding MmcQ/YjbR family DNA-binding protein; amino-acid sequence: MTKEAVFVYVQKKYGTTPDYPWERYPKYAVLRHLKNKKWYGVFLCIPRNKLGLNGDDMVDILNLKCEKDMAILLKDDKTIFQAYHMNKKNWISILLEEANEEMVLDLIAQSYELTL
- a CDS encoding isochorismatase family protein, with the translated sequence MDSVVVVIDMQTKLLSVMSDKNLVANSVKFLKIANELGLKIIATEQYKKGLGETDSNIANLINSKIFEKLEFSAFNAIKDEISGFKSVILIGVEAHICVYQTALDLIQNGFGVTLIDECVGSRNERNKELAFLNLKEAKIKSAEMIAFEMIKSAEHTKFKNISNLIK
- a CDS encoding exodeoxyribonuclease III, whose protein sequence is MRLISWNVNGLRAVVNKDGFSWLGEYRPDFLALQEIKASEDKIPAEIYNLGFENISVNSAKRAGYSGVMSLSNLKTQNLKSQFFDDDEGRVLEHRFDNIHLFNIYFPNGQQGDDRLAYKMDFYDKFLAYIKSLVSEGKGVIFCGDVNTAHKEIDLKNPKANAKTSGFLPCEREWIDRVLEAGFIDSFRFINGDKEDAYSWWSYRFNARAKNVGWRIDYFFISSNLKDRLKDAFILGSIEGSDHCPVGIDIDL
- a CDS encoding phosphoethanolamine transferase yields the protein MSSNKFILCFALFITALNYKFFAFAFSSVDFSNNAVLLLTLPVLFFSLIVFIFSLLFLPYITKALAIFLTIVGVVGAYFMNAYSVIIDSEMIRNAVQTDIKEVQDLLNLNMIFWIILAAVAIFFIIKVKITKTNMLKALKYRSLLCITSLILFGVIFASLSKDYIPFFRNHNQIRFYTTPFYPLYSANKYIKSLAPKAEFKAIGLDAKQTKEQKKLFVFVAGETARAANYSLNGYETHETNPYSRENGLLSFSKFSSCGTSTAISLPCMFSNLNRDNFSTDIAKNSGNLLDVLETAGIKVSWIGNNSGYCKGVCARLKDTKDFGGDSYDGVMLEEIQNRIQNAKESSFIVIHLQGSHGPTYFKRYPKEFAKFSPTCDTATLKNCTYEEIVNTYNNTILYTDYIVNQIVDMLEKSDMQTGLFYVSDHGESLGENGIYLHGAPYFLAPDFQTKVPALLWLEDKNQLANLKNLKDNSFSHDNIFHTMLGFFGIQTSVYDKNLDILQKG
- a CDS encoding diacylglycerol kinase, producing MRNQPKYNFFKNTSYALEGLKDIYENEKSFKIELAIILPLLVVQVFLNLSLEEHLILVISLFGIIITECINSGIERCVDLACKEQNLLAKKAKDAGAAAVFLSITVASLVWIIVILKLIF
- a CDS encoding replication/maintenance protein RepL gives rise to the protein MDNCYLKTDILNGIFKKLIGDKKVQILEFLADNCDEDGFFKFNINEICELLNTSKPTVIATFKLLEDKKILYKIKNGLYKLNLKDELSRS
- a CDS encoding manganese efflux pump MntP family protein, which translates into the protein MELLFLAIALAMDSVAISMANGAKCFNIKFSSIIKMSFIFGLAGALMPAIGYFLGLSFVKFISAIDHYIAFVILLFLGIKMIKESRNVSEECTLNLTLRMLILGAFATSIDALAVGVTFSFTDTDIAFSVLVIGVVCFLLCVLGSYIGKILGDKLESKALILGGVILILIGFKILITHLLD
- a CDS encoding DMT family transporter, encoding MRKNVIAELLLVFVALSWGSTFLPVAEAIKSVNVFSFLFWRFLLATILMFILTIKLAKFDKKSMLYGSLLGFFLFCGFAFQTYALKFAYTSTVAFITGLNVVLVPFLMLIFFKERVNKFAFGGAIIAVFGLYFLSGSGGISPEIGEILAIICAFAYALHIAFTGVLTPKCNIFALVCFQFLAVSVLSFFGAVFFESGAYEFSIIGGLEANLSENFIVAVLVCALFATVFAFFIQSWAQIYTTPTKTALIFTLEPVSAGIIGYFFANEILSTLQLIGTIMILFGVLFSEIGSNLISLKDSFLKLSK
- a CDS encoding metal ABC transporter permease — translated: MLDALSFSFMQNALMAGVLVSIACGIIGSLTVINKMTFIAGGIAHGAYGGIGIAFFLGFAPLFGATIFALMLGMLIAFISLKNRDRTDSIIGALWAFGMAIGIVFTDLSPGYNVDLMSYLFGSILAVPNSDLWFMGILDVLFLLFIVTLYPQICAMSFDSEFAKLRGVKVTFLYYLMITLMALCVVATIRVVGLILVIALLTIPPYIAEKFSPNLYVMMILASILSALFTILGLWLSFSFNLSGGASIILVATATFFATLLFSRFKKLFR
- a CDS encoding metal ABC transporter ATP-binding protein, which gives rise to MKIEIDNLSFRYDDCYVLKDINLSYDSKDFLSIIGPNGGGKSTLLKLMVGLLKPEIGTIKFSGISQSEISKFTSYVPQNIPVNRLFPMSVLEVVLMGRCKSSSFCFYSKRDKELALDALKKVSMQDFYKRDIKDLSGGQRQRVYIARALCANASVVMLDEPTASIDSRGQVDIYNTLKNLNKNGIGIIMISHDINMAINFANKAAYVNKELFLHNINTKNRPNFINHLTSEHSHFCDVELLLGECGCKKGERNA
- a CDS encoding metal ABC transporter solute-binding protein, Zn/Mn family; translation: MKKIITILCLSFMPFYAKGIVTASILPVKYFVEQIAGDTLEVGVMTPSGADPHTYEPRPNQMKMIEKSDLFFAVGVEYERVWIPKFTKSFANLKIIDTAYGIKLEKMEHSHNHESSESDHEDSKGDPHIWLDPILVKTMAQNIFNALKAQYPQNAEIYSKNLAKFLQILDELDATIRSEFSNLKNKKFIVYHPSWGYFAKRYGLEQIAIEIEGKEPKPADLANLINEAKEEGVKVIFVAPQFSKKSANLIANEVRAKVVEIDQLPKDWLFSMKKTAEAFRQSF
- a CDS encoding Fur family transcriptional regulator is translated as MDGTSFLKEQGIASTPLRISIIEILQNASKPISYDEFLVKIKANKTTIYRNLDLLLSKNLIIKSEIEHKSFYELSGHAKAYFVCETCHKMEEIEVPILPGKNIKSAVIKGVCENCK
- a CDS encoding cytochrome-c peroxidase, translating into MKYILALLLSFGFLLADAKSTLFSPLLKPLDYDRQKALLGKELFNDKRIGVDKKISCRSCHNTYKTANIKMDKNGLNPPLILNSYLNYIHSFDGKITDLKHRIDLCFTSEEELKTEVIIKQIKRNPAYILKFDELYKDGVTYENAIDAIIEFLKATVTPNSKFDKFIAGDENALSQDEKDGFDLFMRTGCVNCHNGVNLGGNIVSLLGYEGKPLKVPSLRNVSLRSVYLHNGTLNDLLSTIEFMNERMNLKNLTQKDYELLYKFLLALTGEFPEILYE